The Nocardia arthritidis genome has a window encoding:
- a CDS encoding XRE family transcriptional regulator, with protein MAAAHEASEHAGQAESSNVGATTLEQLDADVTRIANDYVHIPPVPMMVEMLRVRRRVYRLLEGHQRPSDTSHLYLLAGSLSGLLANASTDLGYFDAAGEQVRAAWAYAELCGHNGLRAWTRGMHALIEYKSERPRRGVVLAQSGQEYAESATAKVRLLNIEARIWARLGNSADTHRCIVAADEAREIAETDTLHDEIGGVFGFNEAKSQYYAGATYINLGQAEPALAATRRAIELYSSGPTEQRSYGAESLARVDNAAAHLINGSLDGAAEVLQPVLGLAEDKRIAQLEERLTGVRRKIAGPAFRDAVEARRLDERIEEFCGSSAAKNIPPGGSGA; from the coding sequence ATGGCGGCTGCCCATGAGGCCAGCGAGCACGCCGGCCAGGCGGAGAGCTCCAATGTGGGTGCGACCACACTGGAACAGCTCGATGCCGATGTCACACGCATTGCGAACGATTATGTGCACATTCCACCGGTACCGATGATGGTGGAGATGCTGCGGGTGCGCCGCCGGGTGTACCGGTTGCTGGAGGGCCATCAGCGACCATCCGATACCAGTCACCTCTATCTTTTGGCGGGCAGCCTGTCCGGGCTGTTGGCCAATGCCAGTACCGATTTGGGCTATTTCGACGCCGCGGGCGAGCAGGTCCGTGCGGCCTGGGCGTACGCGGAGTTGTGCGGGCACAACGGGTTACGCGCCTGGACCAGGGGTATGCATGCGCTGATCGAGTACAAGTCCGAGCGCCCGCGCCGCGGTGTGGTGCTGGCGCAGAGCGGGCAGGAGTACGCCGAATCGGCAACGGCGAAGGTGCGTTTACTCAATATCGAAGCGAGAATCTGGGCGCGCCTTGGCAATTCGGCCGATACGCACCGCTGCATCGTGGCGGCCGACGAGGCGCGGGAGATCGCCGAGACCGACACCCTGCACGACGAGATCGGCGGCGTATTCGGATTCAACGAGGCGAAGAGCCAATATTACGCCGGCGCAACGTATATCAATCTCGGCCAGGCGGAACCGGCGCTGGCCGCGACCCGGCGGGCCATCGAGCTGTACTCCAGCGGGCCGACGGAGCAACGCTCGTACGGCGCGGAATCGCTTGCCCGGGTGGACAATGCGGCCGCCCACCTGATCAATGGCAGTTTGGACGGCGCGGCCGAGGTGCTGCAGCCGGTGCTGGGCCTCGCCGAGGACAAGCGCATCGCCCAGCTGGAGGAGCGGCTCACCGGGGTGCGCCGCAAGATCGCCGGCCCGGCCTTCCGTGACGCGGTGGAGGCGCGCAGGCTCGACGAGCGCATCGAGGAGTTCTGCGGATCGTCGGCGGCCAAGAACATACCGCCCGGCGGCTCCGGCGCGTAG
- the dcd gene encoding dCTP deaminase, with product MLLSDRDIRAEIAAGRLGVEPLLENLVQPSSIDVRLDGLFRVFDNSRYTHIDPAQRQDELTSLVEPAPGEPFVLHPGEFVLGSTLEVCTLPDDLAGRLEGKSSLGRLGLLTHSTAGFIDPGFSGHITLELSNVANLPITLWPGMKIGQLCLLRLTSPAENPYGSAAVGSKYQGQRGPTPSRSYLNFPISPAAVDAATTR from the coding sequence GTGCTGCTTTCCGATCGTGACATCCGTGCGGAGATCGCCGCTGGGCGTCTCGGGGTCGAGCCGTTGCTGGAGAACCTCGTTCAGCCGTCGAGTATCGACGTGCGCCTGGACGGCCTGTTCCGGGTCTTCGACAACTCCCGCTACACCCATATCGATCCGGCTCAGCGCCAAGACGAGTTGACCAGCCTGGTCGAGCCGGCGCCCGGGGAGCCGTTCGTGCTGCATCCCGGCGAATTCGTGCTCGGCTCCACGCTGGAGGTGTGCACCCTGCCGGACGATCTGGCCGGGCGGCTCGAGGGTAAATCGAGTCTGGGGCGGCTCGGTCTGCTCACCCACTCGACCGCCGGATTCATCGACCCCGGCTTCAGCGGCCACATCACGCTGGAGCTGTCCAATGTCGCGAACCTGCCGATCACCCTGTGGCCGGGTATGAAGATCGGCCAGCTGTGCCTGCTCCGGCTGACCAGCCCGGCCGAGAATCCGTACGGCAGTGCCGCGGTGGGTTCGAAGTATCAGGGCCAGCGCGGCCCGACACCGTCGCGCTCCTATCTGAACTTCCCGATCTCGCCGGCGGCGGTGGACGCGGCCACCACCCGCTGA
- a CDS encoding amidohydrolase family protein — translation MPMHRLLIRNARHVIDTDPEPRVISATDVLIENGVITAVGRELSAEAEIVDATGRILLPGFVDTHRHTWQTALRASTADLDLRGYLDAVHTTARRFTPDDIHAGTLAGALDALDAGVTTLQDFSHALYTPGHADAAVDGLRQSGLRAVFGYGTPFHAESRDLDDIRRVRAQYFATNDQLVTMAYAPSGPSYSDIATVREDWLLARELALPITVHVGAGPIAHHPIAALRDAGLLTGDTLYVHGNSLPDDELELIAESGGAVSIAPAVEAQMGHGAPMLGRLRAAGVTTGLGVDVVTAVAGDMFSLMRAALLSGHLGAGPRPTVADMLYTATLGGAKALGLHDRIGSLTVGKQADLLLLDADAVNLAPAHNDPIAAVVTAAHPGNIDTVLVAGQFVKRHGRLVNSAPVAAVTATLERLSVAAR, via the coding sequence ATGCCAATGCACCGCCTGCTCATCCGCAATGCCCGCCACGTCATCGACACCGACCCCGAACCCCGAGTGATATCCGCGACCGATGTGCTCATCGAGAACGGCGTGATCACCGCCGTCGGCCGCGAGCTGTCGGCCGAGGCCGAGATCGTCGACGCGACCGGCCGCATCCTGCTCCCGGGTTTCGTGGACACCCACCGCCACACCTGGCAGACCGCGCTGCGCGCCAGCACCGCCGACCTCGACCTGCGCGGCTACCTGGACGCGGTGCACACCACCGCGCGGCGATTCACCCCGGACGACATCCACGCGGGCACCCTGGCCGGCGCCCTGGACGCGCTCGATGCCGGAGTTACCACCCTGCAGGACTTCTCGCACGCCCTCTACACGCCCGGCCATGCCGATGCCGCGGTCGACGGGCTGCGGCAGTCGGGCCTGCGCGCCGTATTCGGTTACGGCACACCGTTTCACGCCGAGTCGCGCGACCTGGACGATATCCGCCGCGTTCGCGCCCAATACTTCGCGACAAACGACCAACTGGTCACCATGGCGTACGCGCCTTCCGGCCCGTCCTATTCGGATATCGCGACGGTCCGCGAGGATTGGCTGCTCGCAAGGGAATTGGCGCTGCCGATCACCGTCCACGTCGGCGCGGGGCCGATCGCGCACCACCCGATCGCCGCCCTTCGCGATGCGGGCCTGCTCACCGGCGACACCCTCTATGTGCACGGCAATTCCCTGCCCGACGATGAACTGGAGCTCATCGCGGAATCCGGCGGCGCGGTGTCGATCGCACCCGCCGTCGAGGCCCAGATGGGCCATGGCGCACCGATGCTCGGCCGCCTGCGTGCGGCGGGCGTCACCACCGGCCTCGGCGTCGATGTGGTGACGGCCGTCGCGGGCGATATGTTCTCGCTCATGCGCGCCGCGCTGCTGAGCGGCCACCTCGGTGCGGGGCCGCGCCCGACCGTCGCCGACATGCTCTACACCGCAACCCTCGGCGGCGCGAAAGCCCTTGGCCTGCACGATCGTATCGGCTCGCTGACCGTCGGCAAACAGGCAGACCTGCTACTGCTCGACGCGGACGCGGTGAATCTGGCTCCGGCGCACAACGATCCGATCGCCGCCGTGGTAACCGCCGCCCATCCCGGCAATATCGACACCGTCCTGGTGGCGGGACAGTTCGTGAAAAGACATGGTCGTCTGGTGAATTCCGCTCCAGTGGCGGCGGTCACAGCCACCCTGGAGCGGTTGTCGGTGGCCGCTCGTTGA
- a CDS encoding MarR family winged helix-turn-helix transcriptional regulator: MTREADRVDHLIAAWRSELPDILGPSSELTKRILLLAGTLNAATRSALAEFGLTEAEYDVIVALRRSGAPYQLKANELASALFLSTGGTSNVVNRLESAGLVRRENHPTDGRSTLVVLTAAGRTLAERAVRASTAAHEAIFAEVSPTTLRAATSALRAIGVPARHPIPAPGRIKRGSAAT; encoded by the coding sequence GTGACCAGGGAAGCCGACCGCGTCGACCACCTCATCGCCGCGTGGCGGTCCGAACTGCCGGACATCCTCGGTCCGAGCAGCGAGCTGACCAAGCGCATCCTGCTGCTCGCGGGCACGCTGAACGCCGCGACCCGGTCCGCCCTCGCCGAATTCGGGCTCACCGAGGCCGAATACGACGTCATCGTGGCGCTGCGCCGCAGCGGCGCGCCCTACCAGCTCAAGGCCAACGAGCTCGCCAGTGCGCTGTTCCTGTCCACCGGCGGCACCTCCAATGTGGTGAATCGCCTCGAATCGGCGGGCCTCGTCCGGCGGGAAAACCACCCGACCGACGGCCGCAGCACCCTCGTGGTCCTCACCGCCGCGGGCCGCACCCTCGCCGAACGCGCCGTCCGCGCCAGCACCGCCGCCCACGAAGCGATATTCGCCGAGGTCTCCCCCACGACCCTGCGCGCCGCGACATCGGCCCTGCGCGCCATCGGCGTCCCCGCCCGGCACCCCATACCTGCGCCCGGTCGCATCAAACGCGGCAGCGCCGCCACATAA
- a CDS encoding type VII secretion target translates to MAEDLTVDPAALDDLSTKLKQLGTDNAQAETYLKKHVELSRGQTGLIFGRVAETIQQLREQLESNYETLGRVTTQSGDEVAKAAQMYRTTDHNTAVALDRSYPGGKR, encoded by the coding sequence ATGGCAGAAGATCTAACGGTAGACCCGGCCGCGCTCGACGATTTGTCGACGAAGCTGAAGCAGCTCGGTACCGACAACGCCCAGGCGGAGACGTATCTGAAAAAGCATGTCGAACTGTCGCGCGGCCAGACGGGTCTGATTTTCGGCCGAGTCGCCGAAACCATCCAGCAGTTACGCGAACAACTGGAGTCGAATTACGAGACGCTCGGGCGGGTCACCACCCAGTCCGGCGACGAGGTCGCGAAGGCCGCGCAGATGTACCGCACCACGGATCACAACACCGCCGTCGCGCTGGACCGCAGCTACCCCGGAGGTAAGCGATGA
- a CDS encoding nuclear transport factor 2 family protein, translating to MSDLGTTTTRGVVEELLRRIGAGDPDSIAQMYAPISDWKLNWPENEHNRPATPWIRHRSTRDDAAEHYREIIRHHVPEEVGTVIERILVDGPDAVVLGEIRQTARTTGHPYRSRFALHLTVENGFITRHHVYEDTLAVAQAFDMSRS from the coding sequence ATGAGCGATCTCGGGACAACCACAACTCGCGGCGTCGTCGAGGAATTGTTGCGGCGGATCGGCGCGGGCGATCCGGACTCCATCGCGCAGATGTACGCCCCGATCAGCGACTGGAAACTGAATTGGCCGGAGAACGAGCACAACCGACCCGCGACACCGTGGATTCGGCATCGGTCAACCCGCGACGACGCGGCCGAACACTATCGCGAGATCATCCGCCACCACGTACCCGAGGAAGTCGGCACGGTGATCGAACGCATCCTGGTCGACGGCCCGGACGCGGTGGTGCTCGGCGAGATCCGCCAAACCGCCCGCACCACCGGCCACCCCTACCGCTCGCGCTTCGCCCTCCACCTCACCGTCGAAAACGGGTTCATCACCCGCCACCACGTCTACGAAGACACCCTCGCCGTCGCCCAGGCCTTCGACATGTCCCGGTCATGA
- a CDS encoding APC family permease yields MTRPTEASGDSGAQDVSRLKPNAVGLLGVVFMAVATAAPITAMTGNVPFMVNAGSGIGTPAAFLIAMVVLAIFAVGFTAMSKHITATGAFYGFISFGLGRSAGLAAGLLASFAYMVFEPSLVGIFSSFATNTVTDQLGVHVPWWVFAVIMLAINALGTWFGVDVAEKLLVVLLGTEVTVLAIMAVSVALHGGGPDGFSLAPVNPVNAFHGASAGLGLFFAFWSWVGFESTAMYGEESRDPKRIIPRATMIAVLGVGVFYVFVSWMAISGNGQGDSLSLAASANPMNVFFNPTERYVGHWAVMIMQWLMITGSLACGMAFHNCAARYLYALGREGVLPSLQRTIGRTHPKHGSPHIAGVVQTVCAAALVLAFGLAGKDPYTGIYTLLAILGTMAILVVQAVCSFAVLAYFRSNHPESRHWFRTLVAPLFGGIAMLGVVCLLIFNMDTAAGDEAGSLILKASPWLVAAVAIAGFAYAQYLKLRDPSRYALLGRTVLEETHER; encoded by the coding sequence ATGACGCGGCCGACGGAAGCGTCCGGAGACTCTGGGGCACAAGATGTTTCGCGGTTGAAGCCGAATGCGGTCGGCCTGCTCGGCGTGGTGTTCATGGCCGTGGCCACCGCGGCGCCGATCACCGCGATGACCGGCAACGTGCCGTTCATGGTCAATGCCGGTAGCGGAATCGGCACGCCCGCAGCATTTCTCATCGCGATGGTGGTGCTGGCCATCTTCGCGGTCGGGTTCACCGCGATGTCCAAGCACATCACCGCGACGGGCGCGTTCTACGGTTTCATCTCCTTCGGGCTCGGGCGCAGCGCCGGTTTGGCGGCCGGACTGCTCGCGTCCTTCGCCTACATGGTGTTCGAACCATCGCTGGTGGGCATCTTCTCCAGCTTCGCCACCAATACGGTGACCGATCAGCTCGGTGTGCACGTGCCGTGGTGGGTGTTCGCGGTAATCATGTTGGCGATCAATGCACTCGGCACCTGGTTCGGCGTCGACGTGGCGGAGAAGCTGCTGGTCGTCCTGCTCGGTACCGAGGTGACGGTGCTGGCGATCATGGCGGTCTCGGTGGCGCTGCATGGCGGTGGGCCCGACGGGTTCTCGCTGGCGCCGGTCAATCCGGTCAACGCATTCCACGGCGCGTCCGCCGGGCTCGGGCTGTTCTTCGCGTTCTGGTCCTGGGTCGGCTTCGAATCAACCGCCATGTACGGCGAGGAATCCCGCGATCCGAAGCGAATCATCCCGCGCGCCACCATGATCGCGGTCCTCGGCGTCGGGGTGTTCTACGTCTTCGTCTCGTGGATGGCGATTTCCGGTAACGGACAGGGTGATTCGCTGTCGCTGGCCGCCTCCGCCAACCCGATGAACGTCTTCTTCAATCCCACCGAGCGCTATGTCGGCCACTGGGCCGTGATGATCATGCAGTGGTTGATGATCACCGGATCGTTGGCCTGCGGCATGGCATTTCACAATTGCGCGGCGCGCTACCTGTACGCGCTCGGCCGCGAAGGCGTGCTGCCGTCACTGCAGCGCACCATCGGGCGCACCCATCCCAAGCACGGCTCGCCGCATATCGCGGGTGTGGTCCAAACCGTCTGCGCCGCAGCGCTTGTGCTCGCCTTCGGCCTCGCGGGCAAGGATCCCTACACCGGCATCTACACGCTGCTGGCGATCCTCGGCACCATGGCGATCCTGGTGGTGCAGGCGGTCTGCTCCTTCGCGGTACTGGCGTACTTCCGCAGCAACCACCCGGAGAGCCGGCACTGGTTCCGTACCCTGGTGGCCCCGCTCTTCGGCGGTATCGCCATGCTCGGCGTGGTCTGCCTGCTGATCTTCAACATGGACACCGCCGCAGGCGACGAGGCCGGCTCCCTGATCCTGAAGGCCAGCCCCTGGCTCGTCGCCGCGGTGGCGATCGCCGGCTTCGCCTACGCGCAATATCTGAAACTGCGCGACCCGTCCCGCTACGCACTACTCGGCCGCACCGTACTGGAGGAAACACACGAACGCTGA
- a CDS encoding lipase family protein, producing MKQLRNITISIVLGYSLTLGQVPAVADSPASGNPEPPTSAPAAPPIGADPGPTPFQQWIDDHIPAPSSVLPQTGSAATQPGGQPNSASLWNEIQSAPVGDPFFDVVPTNLAQYAPGDVIESRDVTWPAVLMALGTVLAPFQRAIQMKFRSTNSSGAPSFGTATLLLPFTQWTGPGNRPVLLNAPPINALNHRCTPGYILSHGYDLTSGTGNDFVPSPTMWAVSQNYAVVIPDHEGPLMAYAEPTVAGHIMLDTVRAVRHLMPEQFGESRFAMTGYSGGAIASYGAAMLSGEYAPELAPYLAGAAMGGLPTDYESFAKTFDGTYASGLMLVVTLALAREHPEILDRMNHLAQWAAISPLKEVCSSTMADIGVFVPYEALANVHDPLHTEFANMLFQRMSLKDKKAGIPIYIYNGVHDPWMPVEKAKALYAEQCALGVPATKNIVGGEHILGYFNGFFGATHWLGERLTGVPAPHTCELPPPPSTTPATDSLPQPDARSASPGSEPDRKQPERGDNARTPAADPSSSHPHLPPGW from the coding sequence TTGAAACAGCTACGAAATATCACGATCTCGATTGTGCTGGGTTATTCGTTGACGCTGGGGCAGGTCCCTGCCGTCGCGGACAGCCCTGCGTCCGGGAACCCCGAGCCGCCTACCTCCGCACCGGCCGCTCCACCCATTGGTGCGGACCCGGGACCGACTCCTTTCCAGCAATGGATCGATGACCATATTCCCGCGCCATCGTCGGTCCTACCCCAGACCGGTTCCGCTGCTACCCAACCCGGGGGGCAGCCGAATTCGGCTTCGCTGTGGAACGAGATCCAGTCCGCACCAGTCGGTGATCCTTTTTTCGACGTCGTACCGACGAATCTCGCGCAGTACGCACCCGGTGATGTCATCGAATCACGAGACGTCACGTGGCCGGCGGTACTGATGGCCCTGGGAACAGTGCTGGCACCCTTTCAGCGGGCGATCCAGATGAAATTCCGCAGCACGAATTCCTCCGGTGCGCCTTCCTTCGGGACCGCGACGCTGCTGTTGCCCTTCACTCAATGGACGGGACCGGGAAATCGCCCGGTGCTCCTGAACGCACCGCCGATCAACGCGCTCAACCACCGCTGCACTCCCGGCTACATACTCTCCCATGGCTACGACCTCACCTCCGGCACCGGCAACGATTTCGTCCCGTCGCCGACCATGTGGGCCGTGAGCCAGAACTACGCGGTTGTGATCCCGGACCATGAGGGTCCCTTGATGGCCTACGCCGAGCCGACCGTGGCCGGCCACATAATGCTCGACACGGTGCGCGCGGTTCGTCATTTGATGCCCGAGCAGTTCGGTGAGAGTCGTTTCGCCATGACCGGTTACTCCGGCGGCGCAATCGCCAGTTACGGCGCCGCGATGCTGTCCGGCGAATACGCCCCGGAATTGGCCCCTTACCTTGCTGGAGCCGCAATGGGCGGCCTGCCCACCGACTATGAATCCTTCGCCAAGACCTTCGACGGCACCTACGCATCCGGACTCATGCTCGTCGTCACCCTCGCGTTGGCCCGAGAACATCCCGAAATTCTCGATCGCATGAATCATCTGGCGCAGTGGGCGGCGATTTCGCCACTCAAAGAGGTATGCAGCTCCACCATGGCCGATATCGGAGTGTTCGTACCGTACGAGGCCTTGGCAAATGTCCACGACCCGCTGCACACCGAATTCGCGAACATGCTGTTCCAGCGGATGAGCCTGAAAGACAAGAAGGCAGGCATCCCGATATACATCTACAACGGCGTGCACGACCCCTGGATGCCCGTCGAGAAGGCCAAGGCACTTTACGCTGAACAGTGCGCTCTCGGAGTCCCCGCCACAAAGAACATCGTCGGCGGCGAACACATCCTCGGCTACTTCAACGGCTTCTTCGGAGCCACACATTGGCTGGGCGAACGATTGACCGGTGTCCCGGCACCCCATACCTGTGAATTGCCGCCGCCCCCGTCCACCACCCCAGCGACTGACAGCCTTCCCCAACCCGACGCCCGCTCCGCCTCCCCGGGCAGCGAGCCGGACCGCAAGCAACCCGAGCGCGGCGACAACGCCCGAACACCGGCCGCCGATCCCTCGTCGAGTCATCCCCACCTACCACCCGGTTGGTGA